Part of the Rhizobium lentis genome, CAGTTGCTCTTTGGCCTTGTCGAGATTGGCCTGTGCCTTGGCCACGGCCGCCGCGGCCGTTCGTCTCGCCTGCTCGGCCTCTTCGAGCGAGGCCTCCGTGCCCGAACGCGATTCCACCAGCGCGCGCTGGCGCTGCTCCGTGGTGACCGCGTTTCGAAGCTGGGCGTCGCTGTTTTCGACGTCGGATTGGGCGCTGCGCACGGCAAGCTCCAGTGCCAGGGGATCGATGGCGGCCACGACGTCGCCCTTCTTGACGACATCACCGACATTGACGTTGCGGGCGATCATCCGGCCCAAAATCCGGAAGCCAAGCTCGGTCTCGATCGTCGGTTTGATCGTACCGGTCAGGCGGAGGGTCGTGGCAGGCGTCTGCCTGACTGTCATCGACAGCACGGGACGGGGCGCTTCCTCGGTGATTTCCTCCTGCTTCGTGCAGGAAGAGATCAGGGCCGTACCCATCATCAGTGCGATTATCTTGGGACGAATACTCACTTGGAATCTTCCTTGACATAAGACACGATTTCACCCGGCCTGAGGAACTTGGTGCCGTCTGTCACCACGACCTCTCCTGCCGACACGCCCGACTTGAGGATGAAGCTGCCGGTCTCGTAGCCGGCAACGTCGACCGCCCGGACCGAAACCGCGGAGGATGCGGGATCGACGATCCAGACAGCCGGCTTGCCGTCCTTGGACGTCATCGCCGACCAGGGCAGCTGGATGACGTCCTGCGGGACATAATTGAACTTGCCGACGACCGGGGCACCGAGAGGAATGGGGGCGTCGCTCGTGATCGCGACCTTGACCCTGATGGTGCCGGTCGAGGAATCAATCGTCGGCGAGATTTCGCGAACCTTCGCCGTGATCTTCTGCGCGGGGTCGGACAACAGGTTCACGGTGCCGTCGCCATCGACCGGGCGCAGGAACGCGCTCTCGACCACGTCGAACACGGCATCCCGGTCGCCGTCATGGGCAAGGGTGAAGACGACCTGGGCGGCCTGCGCCACCTGCCCGACCTCAGCGTTGCGGGCGGTTATCACACCGTCGGCATCCGCCTTCAGCTCGGTGTAGGACAGGGTGTCCTGGGCGGTTTCGAAGAGCGCCTGCGCCGATTTTGTCGATGCCTGCGCGGTCAGAAGCGCCTCCTGCGCCTGATCGAGCGCCGCACGGGTCGTCACCTGGGTTCGAAACAGGCTCTGCTGGCGGTCGAAGGCAAGCTGCGCCTGGGTCTGCAGCGCTTCGGCCGATTGAAGATTGGCCGCCGCCACGTCCAGGTCGGCCTTCTGCTCTTCCGGATCGATCCGCGCGAGAAGCTGCCCCGCTTTGACGGATTGTCCGACTTCGACCAGCCGTTCGATGATCTTGCCGCTGACGCGGAAGGATAGATCGGTCTGGACACGCGCCCGCACTTCTCCCGTAAGGGCGCCGCCCTGGATCAGCGGCTCAGGCTTGGCGACGATGACGCCCACCTGCCGTCGGGTCGGCTCCGCCGGCCTGCCTTCATCGCTGCATGAACCCAGACCGATGGCGCATACGATCGCTGTGGCGATCAGAATGGTTCTCATAGTTGACCTCTTGCTCTCAACGGCAGCTGCTATATAATTGACTAACGCATTAGTCAATGAAAGTTTTGCCGCAGGGACGAGGGCGCGCAACGAAAGGGAGACGAGGCACGAATGGCAGATCAGAAGAAACTCACACGCGCAGAACAGAAGGCGCTGCGACCGATCCAGATCCTGGATGCCGCCTTCGAGGAATTCGTCAGAAACGGCTTTACCGGCGCCCGCGTGGACGACATCGCCGACAGGGTCGGCGTCACCAAGGGCACCGTCTATGTCTATTTCGAGACGAAGGAGAAGCTCTTCGAAGCCATGATCAGCCATTTCTCCGTGCCCTTCCAGGAGCTGCTGGCGATCACCGCGAGCCTCAGCGGTAGCGCGGCTGACAGGCTGATGTCCATGCTCGGACTGCTCTATGACCAGATCGCTGAGGATCGGACGACCCGCGAATTAACGCGGCTCGTCATTTCGGAAGGACAGCGGTTCCCCGATCTGATCGATCGCCATCACGACCAATTCATAGCGCCTGTTATCGCCAAGATCGACGGTCTCATTCTGGAAGGGGTTGAGTCCGGAGAGTTTCGGGAAATTCCGGTGGAATTCTCCGACATCGTCGTCGCCCCCATCCTGACGACGACGGTTCTGCGGCTGATATTCGACGATCGCCGCGTGCCTACTCCCGACAGGGAGGCCTTCCTCCGGACCTACTTCGACCTGCTGTTCAACGGCCTCCTTGTCGAACGCCGCTGATTGCGGGGGCAGAAAAATATGCCGATAACATAGCTTTTCCAGTTGTTATGTGAAAACACCGAGTTAGCTTATGTTGCGAAGGCAATATCTGAATTCCTGGCGGGAAAAGTGGAACGCAAAGTCAGTCTCAAGGATGTCGCGCGCGATGCTGATGTGTCGCTGAGCACGGCCTCGCATGCCCTGAACGGAACCGCGCCGCTGACGATCGAGGTGCGCGAGAGGGTTCTGGATTCTGCCAAACGCCTGGGCTACCTCGACCGTCGCAGGAGGAAGGCGACGATCGCCACGCTGCGCGTTCTGCTTCTCGCCATTCCCGACGATGCCGCTCCGCAGAGCGACCTCAACCTGGTGAGTTGGACGATCCTCAACGGCCTTCGCAGGGAATGCGAGCGCCGCGGCATCCGCATCGTCCCTTATGTCAGCACCGGCCGGCGCATCGACGGCACAGAGGTCCGGAAGATCGCGCTGTCTGAACGCGCCGACGGCATCGTGGTTCTGAACGACGATCAGCCCGAACTCATCCGCAGCCTTGCCTCGGCTGATATGCCCGTCGTCATCGTCAACGGTGAGGACCCGGCCATGCTGGTCGATACGGTAACGCCCGAAAACCGCTTCGGCGCTCGGCTCGGCATAGAGCATCTGCTGGCGCTCGGCCACCGCCGAATCCTGCATTTGACCTGGAAGGGCCGCACGACGATCCAGCGCCGATATGACGGCTTTTCCGACGCCTATTTCGCCGCACAGCTTCCCGTGCCTGACGATATGATCATCGAGGCCGAGGGATATGAGCCGAGACATGGCGAGGCTGCGATCGACGCGCTGCTCGATCGCGACCCTACGATGAAAGACGCGACCGCTGTCTTCTGCGCGGCCGACAATCTGGCGCTCGGCTGCCTGAAGGCCCTGGCCGATCGCAACATACGCGTGCCCGACGCGGTCTCCGTGCTCGGCTTCGACGACATCGTTCCCGGCGAGTTCAGCCGGCCGCCGCTTTCGACGGTGAGCGTACCCACCGACCGGCTCGGCGCCGCCGCTCTCGCGCTTATCGAACAGCGGCTGATTGCCAACGATCCGCAGCGGCCGGCACATCGCCTGGAGCTCGGCTGCCATCTCGTCCTGCGCGGCAGCATTGCACCACCGCGCTGAACCGCCGGAAGATGCGGGATCCCGCTCAAATCAGCGTAAGCGTTCAGCCCGCAGCCGCGTATCCCTCGGGCTTTCTCCAAAGGTGTTGCGGTAGATAATGGAGAACCTGCCCGCGTGAGCAAAACCCCATATCGCGCAGATTTCGCGGACGGATTGCTGGTTGGTCGGGTCCCGCAGATGCTCGCGGGCTGCCTGTAGCCGGATCGTGCGCAGGTATCCTGCCGGCGACGTTCCCCTGAAGGCCTTAAAGCCCGTTTGCAGCGCGCGAAGGGAAACGCCGACACCATCGGCAACCATCGTCATGGTGAGAGGTTCCGCGATATTGGCATGCATGTAGTCGATGGCCCGTCGAACATGCCAAGGCGCAATCAACGATACCTTCTTTCTTTCCAGATGATGAGAGAAACGATGCCGGCCAAATCGGAGCACCAGATGAGCGAGAGTTTCGCTCATCGCCGCTGCGGCAAGGGGCGAAGATAGAAGCGGACCGCCGTTGCGCATGCCCTGCACGATCGTCTGGAGCAGATTGCCAATGAGCTGGCCTGACTGCGTTGCAAGATCGAGCACAGGGTCGAGGTCGAGCGACTCGGAGAGTGGCGGTTCAACCAGCGAGGCGAGCGTCCTCTTCACAACCTTCCAATCCAGGAACAGGACGTCCGAGCGGTGCGGTCCACCCTGGATCACGCGATCGCCGGCTTCGTGGTTGTTGGCCATAAGCAGGTGACCAGCGCCGCTTTCGACGGTCCGCTTCCCGATCGACAGTCGAAAGGATCCTGAGTGCGGCATGAAAAACGCGAGATGTTGCGGCGAGTCCTCAAGCGTTCGTATTGTCCACGAACTCTGATATGCCGAATGAAGCACCGTGAGCGCCTCGGTCCTTCTCAAGTCCGCGGCCCAGGCAAACCTCCGGTCATTCTTCAACGGCTGCGCGCCGAAAACCCCATAACCCGCTGAAAAGGCTTGGACCATCGACTCGAAGTTGGCCCCTTTATGCGTGGGCGTAAAACCGAAACCCTCGTGCTCGGCAAGGCGGGCTATAGTCTCTGGTCTCAACGAATCCATGGCGCTCGATTCCTCCCTTGCACCTGAACCGACGCCATCGCGACTGGCCTGACCAATCTTGATGAGTTAAGCAGGACCCAAAACCATTAGATGATTTTTCTTGCCCTGCAGAAGCAAAGTGGTTCCCTTTCACCTGCTTCACACTTATAGTGTAAATCAAAATGATCGGAAAATGAAGTACGCTCCTTTAAACCATGTGGCCGCACATTTTTTGCGGGACGCGCATCCGGCGAGAGTAGCGTCTCGCAACGAACGGGACCTCTTGCGGTTGATCTGGAAGTCGCCCGGCATCGAACGCTCGAGCCTGACCGAACCGCTTGATCTCACCCAGCAATCGCTGCACAGAATCGTCGGGCGGCTCCATGATCGGGGAATGGTCGCCTTTTCCCAGTCGGAAAACCGACGGGCCGGTCCGCCCAGTCCAGAGCTGACGCTCCGACGGGAGTGGTGTCTGACGCTCGGCATCTCCGTCAACGTCGGCTCGATCGGCCTTTGCCTCATGGGTTTCGGTGAGCCGGTGGACAATATGGAAATTCCGCAGACGGGCTCGTCGCTGTCCGAGGAGATGGACCGGATCGAAGCGGCGGTCGAAGACATTCTTGCCCGACGCGGTGCCAAGCGGCGCGACATTCTCGGCGTCGGCCTCGCAGTCGCCGGCCACCGCATGTTTGAAACGGCTTTCAATTGTCCCCTGCCGCTAGCCCATTGGTCTCTGATCGACCTGGCGCCCTTGCTTGGAGAGCGACTTGGCCTGCCGGTCTGGGCGGATAATGTCGCCAGGACCGCGGCTCTGGCGGAAGCCATCTTCGGCGTTGGACGTGACGTCGCCGATTTTGCCTATATCGCCCATCTTCACGGTTATGGCGGCGGCCTGGTTTCCGGGGGCATGCCGTTTCGCGGCAGTTTCGGGAATGCCGGTGAATTCTCCGTTCTCTTCGGACGTCAGGACTACGACGATCGCCCCGCCCTCAACCAGCTGCTCGAACATCTTCGCGCCAACGGGCGCGTGGGCCTGACCCTGAGGGATCTGAAGAACGAAAATCTGGTGGATTGGGATGGCGTCGAGGAATGGATCGACCGCGTCAGTCCGGCCCACAATCGGGCCGTCAATGCGATCTGCGCGATCTTCGACCCGGCATTGATCGTGCTTGGCGGCGAGCTTCCACATTCGCTTGCGACAATGCTGATCGAACGCACCGAATTCAACAATCTCCCTCGGCATGGCGCATTGCGCGACGTTCCGGCGCTGGCCGTGGCACAGATCATCGATGCCCCCGGCGCCATCGGCGCGGCCTTGATCCCGCTCTTCGAAACCGTTTTGTGATTACGGCTCGGACAGTCAACCCCGCGCGGCTTCTCCAAACAGCACTGAAGTGCACCGCCGGACCAGGCGCGGTGCGCTTCAGCCGGGCGCGATGAGATGGGAATGCAGTCTTCAATGCTTGGGAGGCGCTCTCCACATCTCGACCTCCATTTGGGCTACGCGCCGGGGTCCGGTCACTTCATCCCTGTTCCGGCGATGCCTGTCGTGATGTATTTCTGCAGGAACAGGAAGACGACGGTGACGGGCAGCAGGCTGAGGAAGGTCATCGCCAGGATATAGTGCCACTGCACCGAGAACTCGCCCTGGAATGCGTTCAGACCGACCTGCAGCGTGAAATTCTCGCGGCTGTTGAGGACGATGAGCGGCCAGAGGAAGTCGTTCCAGCGCCAGAGCACCGAAAAGATCGCCAGCACCGCGAGAGCGGGCGCCGTCAGCGGCAGGATGATGCGCCAGAAGATGCAGAATTCGCTCGCCGCATCGACGCGCGCCGCCTCGATCAATTCGTCGGGAATGGTCAGCATATATTGCCGCAGCAGGAAGACGGCGGTCGGCGAGGCGATCGTCGGCAGGATGACGCCCCAGAGATTGTCCGCGAGCCCGACCCCGACGATGACGAGATAGGCCGGCACCATGACGACGGCGAGCGGGATCATCAGCGTCGAAATGATGATGACGAAAACAGTCGTGTCGCCGCGAAACTTGTATTTCGACAGCGCGAATGCCGCCATGGCGTTGACGATTAGCGTCAGAAGCGTCGCAACGACGGTGACGAACACCGAATTCTTGAGGAAGGTCAGGAAGTTGAAGCGCGTCAGCGGATCGGTGTAATTCTCGGTGGCGACGGTCAGGTGCTGCACCGGCGTGATCCCCTTTACGTCGACGCTGACCGGCGGCCCTGGATTTGCGGGATCGACCATCTGGGCCTTGAGACCGATGCGCCGCACCATGGCCATTTCGCGCTGCTGGCCATCGACCGTGACCTGCCAGATGCTGAGCGGCTTGTCGAAGC contains:
- a CDS encoding TetR/AcrR family transcriptional regulator, encoding MADQKKLTRAEQKALRPIQILDAAFEEFVRNGFTGARVDDIADRVGVTKGTVYVYFETKEKLFEAMISHFSVPFQELLAITASLSGSAADRLMSMLGLLYDQIAEDRTTRELTRLVISEGQRFPDLIDRHHDQFIAPVIAKIDGLILEGVESGEFREIPVEFSDIVVAPILTTTVLRLIFDDRRVPTPDREAFLRTYFDLLFNGLLVERR
- a CDS encoding helix-turn-helix transcriptional regulator, which codes for MDSLRPETIARLAEHEGFGFTPTHKGANFESMVQAFSAGYGVFGAQPLKNDRRFAWAADLRRTEALTVLHSAYQSSWTIRTLEDSPQHLAFFMPHSGSFRLSIGKRTVESGAGHLLMANNHEAGDRVIQGGPHRSDVLFLDWKVVKRTLASLVEPPLSESLDLDPVLDLATQSGQLIGNLLQTIVQGMRNGGPLLSSPLAAAAMSETLAHLVLRFGRHRFSHHLERKKVSLIAPWHVRRAIDYMHANIAEPLTMTMVADGVGVSLRALQTGFKAFRGTSPAGYLRTIRLQAAREHLRDPTNQQSVREICAIWGFAHAGRFSIIYRNTFGESPRDTRLRAERLR
- a CDS encoding LacI family DNA-binding transcriptional regulator; translation: MERKVSLKDVARDADVSLSTASHALNGTAPLTIEVRERVLDSAKRLGYLDRRRRKATIATLRVLLLAIPDDAAPQSDLNLVSWTILNGLRRECERRGIRIVPYVSTGRRIDGTEVRKIALSERADGIVVLNDDQPELIRSLASADMPVVIVNGEDPAMLVDTVTPENRFGARLGIEHLLALGHRRILHLTWKGRTTIQRRYDGFSDAYFAAQLPVPDDMIIEAEGYEPRHGEAAIDALLDRDPTMKDATAVFCAADNLALGCLKALADRNIRVPDAVSVLGFDDIVPGEFSRPPLSTVSVPTDRLGAAALALIEQRLIANDPQRPAHRLELGCHLVLRGSIAPPR
- a CDS encoding efflux RND transporter periplasmic adaptor subunit, which codes for MRTILIATAIVCAIGLGSCSDEGRPAEPTRRQVGVIVAKPEPLIQGGALTGEVRARVQTDLSFRVSGKIIERLVEVGQSVKAGQLLARIDPEEQKADLDVAAANLQSAEALQTQAQLAFDRQQSLFRTQVTTRAALDQAQEALLTAQASTKSAQALFETAQDTLSYTELKADADGVITARNAEVGQVAQAAQVVFTLAHDGDRDAVFDVVESAFLRPVDGDGTVNLLSDPAQKITAKVREISPTIDSSTGTIRVKVAITSDAPIPLGAPVVGKFNYVPQDVIQLPWSAMTSKDGKPAVWIVDPASSAVSVRAVDVAGYETGSFILKSGVSAGEVVVTDGTKFLRPGEIVSYVKEDSK
- a CDS encoding ROK family transcriptional regulator, with translation MKYAPLNHVAAHFLRDAHPARVASRNERDLLRLIWKSPGIERSSLTEPLDLTQQSLHRIVGRLHDRGMVAFSQSENRRAGPPSPELTLRREWCLTLGISVNVGSIGLCLMGFGEPVDNMEIPQTGSSLSEEMDRIEAAVEDILARRGAKRRDILGVGLAVAGHRMFETAFNCPLPLAHWSLIDLAPLLGERLGLPVWADNVARTAALAEAIFGVGRDVADFAYIAHLHGYGGGLVSGGMPFRGSFGNAGEFSVLFGRQDYDDRPALNQLLEHLRANGRVGLTLRDLKNENLVDWDGVEEWIDRVSPAHNRAVNAICAIFDPALIVLGGELPHSLATMLIERTEFNNLPRHGALRDVPALAVAQIIDAPGAIGAALIPLFETVL
- a CDS encoding carbohydrate ABC transporter permease, whose product is MNPISFLSRTRRAGRIDITDMLSWVWLIGGTLAVLVPVVWAGLSSLKPAAEITRFPPSLLPRTAVEQTVPGFDKPLSIWQVTVDGQQREMAMVRRIGLKAQMVDPANPGPPVSVDVKGITPVQHLTVATENYTDPLTRFNFLTFLKNSVFVTVVATLLTLIVNAMAAFALSKYKFRGDTTVFVIIISTLMIPLAVVMVPAYLVIVGVGLADNLWGVILPTIASPTAVFLLRQYMLTIPDELIEAARVDAASEFCIFWRIILPLTAPALAVLAIFSVLWRWNDFLWPLIVLNSRENFTLQVGLNAFQGEFSVQWHYILAMTFLSLLPVTVVFLFLQKYITTGIAGTGMK